CCGGCTCGCGCCGACGATGTGGTCGGCGGTCGCCCCCATCATCACCACGTCGGCGCCGTCGTCATTGTGGTCCCCCACGTCGAACCGGCGCGCCGAGTCCTCGAGCATGGAGGTGGCCAGGGCCATCGTCTCCGCCGCGTACGGCACCAACTCCTTCGCGGTGACCCCGGCCGACGCGAGCAGGGCCGAGGCATGCGCGAACGTGGACAGCGCGGTGAGGAAGATGTCCAGCTGTGCCTGGTACCAGAGCTGCGCCAGCGCCGGGTCCTCGCCGCGATAGTCCGGGCGGCCGATCACCGCGAGTGTGTCGTGATGAGTCGCCATCAGTGCCTGCGGGCCGCTGTAGAAGACGTACGACGCGTCCGTGGCCACCAGCGGCGCCGGCACCATGATGCCGCCGACGAGCAGGCTCGCTCCCCGGTCCGCCAGCCACCGGGCAGCCTCCCGGGTGACGCCGGGAGTGTCCGAGCTGAGGTTGACCACCGTCTTCCCGCCCAGGTCGTCGCCGACGGTGTCGAGGATTTCGTACATCGCCGCATAGTGTGTGAGGCTCACGAGGACGAGGTCACTCGCCCGCACCGCCGCGGCGGCAGTGGGGGCGCGGACCGCCCCCTGCTCGACCAGCGCGTCGGCGCGGCTCGCGGTCCGATTCCACACCGTGACCGGGTGGCCTGCCGCGAGGAGTGCACTGACCATCGCCTGTCCCATCGGCCCGAGGCCGATCACACTGACCGCCGGCCGGGAGTTCTCCGTGTTCGACATGTCTTCTCCTCTGTTCGCTGTGTCCGTACGGCACCGACACTGCGCGACGCCGCTGACGGATCACTGACGGCGACCTGACGGAGGCCCGCACTAGGCTGTCCGGCATGCGGTTCGGCGTGCTCGGCCCCTTGCTTGCGGACACGGAGACTGCGGACACGGACGGCGGCGCCGTCGTCGAGGTGACGGAGCCGAAGGTCCGTCTCCTGCTGGCTGCCCTGCTCGTGTACCCCGGCCGGCCGGTCTCGGTCGATCGGCTCGTCGACCTGCTGTGGCCGGCTGGTCCACCACGGACCGCGGGCAACGCGCTGCAGTCCAAGGTCTCCCAGCTGCGCCGGGCTCTCGGCGACCGGTCTCTCGTGCTCCACGGGTCGGGTGGCTACCGGCTCGACGCCGGACGGTGCCACCGCGACGCGGACGAGTTCGAC
This genomic interval from Rhodococcus triatomae contains the following:
- a CDS encoding imine reductase family protein, with translation MATHHDTLAVIGRPDYRGEDPALAQLWYQAQLDIFLTALSTFAHASALLASAGVTAKELVPYAAETMALATSMLEDSARRFDVGDHNDDGADVVMMGATADHIVGASREAGIDAGLPEAVKAQYDAAIASGMAGSGWTSLFEVIRRPRH